One genomic region from Natranaerobius trueperi encodes:
- a CDS encoding bifunctional folylpolyglutamate synthase/dihydrofolate synthase gives MEGIEWIWSLGKFGSKPGLERMNWMLKRLGNPQCNLPVIHVAGTNGKGSTCFILERILTKAGYRVGLFTSPFVLNFTERIVYNSNPISNKDLEKLIQKIKPLAEQAEKEGLEHPTQFEMITVLAILYYSSVDVDIVILETGLGGRLDATNVIEPIVSVITNVDFDHTDVLGNTLEEIAREKAGIVKDNTPIVTGIRNEKAVKEIEKYAHVTNSSTYLIKRDFSFDESNFNGKNFTFNYKGLYKELEGLELSLIGKHQLHNASLALCCTEILQTKGYKKIQNLDIYDALLEVKIPIRMELLTFLKKGDIMLDAAHNPAGIAALMQGLEDMNVNQNWGKIVFLTGALKDKQIEKMIDNFFVLPDEIIITKPNNKRSANPEEIEGKLQKFYNNMKIKTISEIEKATYEGINATNKKGLLVIFGSFYLVAEAKKYIKESF, from the coding sequence ATGGAAGGCATTGAATGGATCTGGAGTCTAGGAAAGTTTGGTTCAAAACCAGGGTTAGAACGAATGAATTGGATGTTAAAAAGGCTAGGAAATCCGCAATGTAACCTTCCTGTGATACATGTTGCTGGGACTAATGGTAAAGGATCTACCTGTTTTATTCTTGAAAGAATTCTTACAAAAGCAGGATATAGGGTAGGTCTCTTTACCTCCCCTTTTGTATTAAACTTTACAGAACGAATCGTATATAATTCTAATCCGATTTCTAATAAAGATTTAGAAAAATTAATTCAAAAAATTAAACCTTTAGCAGAACAAGCAGAAAAGGAAGGGCTAGAGCATCCAACGCAGTTTGAAATGATCACAGTATTAGCAATTTTATACTATTCGTCAGTAGATGTAGATATAGTAATACTTGAAACAGGGCTCGGAGGACGACTAGATGCTACAAATGTGATAGAACCGATTGTATCAGTTATTACAAATGTAGATTTTGATCATACAGATGTTTTAGGTAACACTTTAGAAGAAATTGCTCGCGAAAAAGCTGGAATAGTTAAAGATAATACCCCAATTGTTACTGGTATAAGAAACGAGAAAGCAGTAAAAGAAATTGAGAAGTACGCTCATGTTACTAATTCTTCTACTTATTTAATAAAGCGGGACTTTTCATTTGATGAAAGTAATTTTAATGGTAAGAACTTCACTTTTAATTATAAAGGGTTATACAAAGAATTAGAGGGACTAGAGTTATCTCTTATTGGTAAACATCAGCTTCATAATGCTAGTCTAGCTTTATGTTGTACTGAAATATTACAAACTAAAGGATATAAAAAGATACAAAATTTAGATATTTACGATGCTTTACTAGAAGTGAAAATACCTATTAGAATGGAGCTGTTAACTTTTCTTAAAAAGGGTGATATAATGTTAGATGCCGCTCATAATCCTGCAGGAATAGCAGCTCTTATGCAAGGTCTTGAAGATATGAATGTAAATCAAAATTGGGGTAAAATTGTATTTCTGACTGGCGCTCTAAAAGATAAGCAGATTGAAAAAATGATTGATAATTTTTTTGTATTACCTGATGAAATAATAATCACGAAACCTAATAACAAAAGATCAGCTAATCCAGAAGAAATTGAAGGTAAACTTCAAAAATTTTATAATAATATGAAAATCAAGACAATTAGCGAAATAGAAAAAGCAACATACGAAGGAATAAATGCTACAAACAAAAAAGGTTTACTAGTTATCTTTGGATCATTTTATTTAGTTGCAGAAGCAAAAAAATATATTAAAGAGAGTTTTTAG
- the rsxC gene encoding electron transport complex subunit RsxC, with amino-acid sequence MAGETFRGGVEPGHFKYTTEDAVEKMAAPSKVYIPMEQHIGAPCEPVVSKGDKVKLGQKIGGSDSFVSAPIHSSVSGEVVDITEYNHPIGKKAKTIVIESDGQDEADYSGGYDSLDELSSDDIKKIVKEAGIVGMGGATFPTHVKLSPPEDKPIDTVIINGAECEPYLTSDHRMMLEQGEEIVFGLKSIMKAVNCDKGVIGIEDNKKDAIENMKELVKDENNIEVMVFETKYPQGAEKQLITVATGREVPSGGLPMDVGCVVNNVGTAIAISEAIRYNKPSYERVVTVTGPGVNEAGNFKIRVGTLASEVIENCAGMSQNTRKIVMGGPMMGLSQPSPEFPVIKGTSGLLLLTENEVQFFEEKPCISCGRCIDSCPVSLLPNMIAHFTENERLEQAEEYNALDCIECGCCTYICPTKRPLVQYIRMAKGEIMAKRRKN; translated from the coding sequence ATGGCAGGTGAAACTTTTCGTGGTGGAGTGGAGCCAGGTCACTTCAAGTATACGACTGAGGATGCTGTAGAAAAAATGGCTGCACCAAGTAAAGTGTATATTCCCATGGAACAACATATTGGTGCACCTTGTGAACCAGTCGTAAGCAAAGGTGACAAGGTAAAACTTGGTCAAAAAATAGGTGGAAGTGATAGCTTTGTCTCTGCTCCAATACACTCTAGTGTATCTGGGGAAGTTGTAGATATAACTGAATATAATCATCCAATTGGAAAAAAAGCTAAAACTATAGTTATTGAATCAGATGGCCAAGATGAAGCAGATTATTCAGGTGGCTATGACTCCCTTGACGAATTATCTTCAGATGATATCAAAAAAATTGTTAAAGAGGCTGGTATTGTTGGTATGGGGGGAGCTACCTTTCCAACACATGTAAAATTATCTCCTCCTGAAGATAAGCCTATTGACACTGTGATCATTAATGGAGCAGAGTGTGAACCGTATTTGACTTCTGACCATCGAATGATGTTAGAGCAAGGTGAGGAAATTGTTTTTGGTCTAAAATCAATTATGAAGGCTGTTAACTGTGACAAAGGTGTCATAGGGATCGAAGACAATAAGAAAGATGCAATTGAAAACATGAAAGAATTAGTAAAAGATGAAAACAATATTGAAGTGATGGTTTTTGAGACCAAATACCCTCAAGGGGCTGAAAAACAACTTATAACTGTAGCTACAGGAAGAGAGGTTCCGTCAGGTGGACTTCCAATGGATGTTGGTTGTGTTGTAAACAATGTCGGAACAGCCATTGCTATTTCAGAGGCTATAAGATATAACAAACCATCATACGAAAGAGTGGTAACAGTAACTGGTCCAGGGGTAAATGAAGCAGGTAACTTTAAAATTAGAGTTGGAACATTAGCTTCTGAAGTTATTGAAAACTGTGCTGGTATGTCTCAAAACACGAGAAAGATAGTTATGGGTGGACCTATGATGGGGTTAAGTCAACCTTCCCCTGAATTTCCTGTAATCAAAGGGACATCAGGTCTTTTACTCTTAACAGAAAATGAAGTTCAGTTTTTTGAAGAAAAACCTTGTATTAGCTGTGGACGATGTATTGATTCTTGTCCAGTTTCACTTTTACCGAATATGATTGCCCATTTCACTGAAAATGAAAGGTTAGAACAAGCTGAAGAATATAATGCTCTTGATTGTATTGAATGTGGATGTTGCACCTATATTTGTCCAACGAAACGTCCTTTGGTTCAATATATAAGAATGGCCAAAGGTGAAATAATGGCTAAACGACGAAAAAATTAA
- a CDS encoding RnfABCDGE type electron transport complex subunit D: MDNKLVVSSSPHLRTPETIDTIMRDVLIALVPPLAVSIWLFGLNALGVVALATVACMITEAVLVHDKISIAKIKGDWSAAVTGVLYGLSLPPSTPWWIVVIGAVVAIIIGKQLFGGIGYNIFNPALVGRAFTVLAWPNYLSDWTKPFETPDVDAASAATPLSEASAEISDLFIGTVAGSLGETSILAILIGAIYLIYRGHVDIRVPVGYMGAVAAVALIGGEDVLFHLFSGSAFFAAVYMATCMVTSPFTKTGKLFFGIGCGFFTAIFRIYGAAPEGVTYAILLMNALVPFLNKYTKPKVYGEVSS; encoded by the coding sequence ATGGATAACAAACTTGTGGTGTCGTCTTCACCTCATCTTCGTACTCCAGAGACGATTGACACTATAATGAGAGATGTCTTAATTGCTTTGGTACCACCTTTAGCAGTTAGCATTTGGTTATTTGGTTTAAACGCATTGGGAGTGGTTGCTTTAGCAACCGTTGCCTGTATGATAACTGAAGCTGTATTAGTACATGATAAAATTAGTATAGCAAAAATTAAAGGTGATTGGAGTGCAGCAGTAACTGGAGTTCTTTATGGATTAAGTTTACCACCTTCTACTCCATGGTGGATAGTTGTAATAGGAGCTGTTGTTGCTATAATAATAGGTAAACAGTTATTTGGTGGTATTGGGTATAATATATTTAACCCAGCCCTTGTAGGTAGAGCCTTTACAGTTTTAGCTTGGCCCAATTACTTAAGTGATTGGACTAAACCCTTTGAAACACCAGATGTAGATGCGGCATCTGCAGCAACACCTCTAAGTGAAGCATCAGCAGAAATCTCTGATTTATTTATAGGTACTGTTGCAGGATCACTAGGAGAAACATCTATTTTAGCTATTTTAATTGGGGCTATCTATTTGATCTATAGAGGTCATGTAGATATTAGAGTTCCGGTAGGATATATGGGTGCTGTGGCAGCAGTTGCTTTAATTGGAGGCGAAGATGTACTGTTCCATTTATTCAGTGGTAGTGCTTTTTTTGCTGCTGTATATATGGCTACATGCATGGTTACCTCACCATTTACTAAAACAGGAAAATTATTTTTTGGTATCGGTTGTGGTTTTTTTACTGCAATATTTAGAATATACGGTGCAGCCCCCGAAGGTGTAACTTATGCGATATTATTAATGAATGCTTTAGTGCCATTTCTTAATAAGTACACCAAACCAAAAGTTTACGGGGAGGTGTCAAGTTAA
- a CDS encoding RnfABCDGE type electron transport complex subunit G produces MDVKELIKLSLSLMIITVISAGVLAFTNDITGPIIAEQRLAALQDSLEDVFPESDDLKVNEIDDREYYEVIQDGEIIGAATIVQPGGYGGEIEMMIAVDTDGLIQGVEVLAHSETPGLGDAIEDEEWRNQFIGLGLEDDIALGTDVDTISGATVSANAAIQGANEGLELISFNLFDFEKPETDVDLAEVDDGIYQGEGSGLEPGVVVEVTVKDNEITDIEIIDHNDTPDYFEDAQAEIPDRILDEQSADVDVVSGATLSSEGIKEAVLNALLGDDDKEDSLEEA; encoded by the coding sequence ATGGATGTTAAAGAATTGATTAAGCTATCATTAAGTTTGATGATAATAACTGTAATTTCAGCTGGAGTATTAGCATTCACAAATGATATAACAGGACCAATTATTGCTGAACAGCGTCTAGCTGCTCTACAAGATTCATTAGAAGACGTTTTCCCTGAATCAGACGATTTGAAAGTAAATGAAATTGATGATAGGGAATATTATGAAGTCATTCAAGATGGTGAAATTATTGGTGCTGCTACCATCGTACAGCCTGGTGGTTATGGTGGGGAGATTGAAATGATGATTGCAGTAGATACTGATGGTCTGATCCAAGGTGTAGAAGTTTTAGCACATTCTGAAACTCCTGGACTTGGAGACGCTATTGAAGACGAAGAATGGCGAAATCAATTTATTGGTTTAGGTTTAGAAGACGATATAGCTCTTGGAACAGATGTGGATACAATCTCTGGAGCTACAGTTAGTGCTAATGCTGCTATTCAAGGAGCGAATGAAGGTTTAGAGTTGATATCTTTCAACCTATTTGATTTTGAAAAACCTGAAACAGATGTCGACCTTGCGGAAGTTGATGATGGTATTTATCAAGGTGAAGGTAGTGGTTTAGAACCTGGAGTAGTAGTTGAAGTGACTGTTAAAGACAATGAAATCACTGATATTGAGATTATTGATCATAATGATACTCCTGATTACTTTGAGGATGCTCAAGCTGAGATTCCAGATAGAATATTAGATGAGCAATCAGCGGATGTAGACGTTGTTTCTGGCGCTACTTTATCTAGTGAAGGAATTAAGGAAGCAGTTTTGAATGCCTTGCTAGGCGATGATGACAAAGAAGATTCACTAGAAGAAGCTTAG
- a CDS encoding FMN-binding protein: protein MDHNDSPSHTEDDAWPEIEERIIEQQSTKVDVVSEATESYIGIKEAVEDDISKAQ, encoded by the coding sequence ATTGATCACAACGATTCCCCAAGTCACACTGAAGATGATGCTTGGCCTGAAATCGAGGAACGCATTATAGAACAACAATCAACCAAAGTCGATGTTGTTTCAGAAGCCACTGAATCTTATATAGGTATAAAAGAAGCGGTAGAAGATGATATCAGTAAAGCTCAATAA
- the rsxE gene encoding electron transport complex subunit RsxE, giving the protein MNFSDAFSQGMVKENGLYRQLLGLCPALAVTQTAINSLGLGMATMAVLLASNIVISLLKDLIPKKIRIPAYIVIIATFVTMVDMFLEAFTPDLHGALGIFIPLIVTNCLILGRAEAFASKNNVSNALADGLGMGAGFTLALLSLGVVREILGSGSLFGIPFVHQFFEMFGAEFEPIQIFAQPAGAFFALGLLLALFNVIYQKLQYD; this is encoded by the coding sequence GTGAATTTCTCTGATGCCTTTTCACAAGGTATGGTGAAAGAAAATGGCCTATATAGGCAACTACTTGGCCTTTGTCCAGCTCTTGCGGTAACTCAGACCGCTATAAATAGTTTAGGATTGGGAATGGCTACTATGGCTGTTCTTTTAGCATCAAATATTGTAATTTCTCTATTAAAAGACTTAATACCCAAAAAGATACGTATTCCAGCTTATATTGTAATTATTGCTACTTTTGTTACTATGGTAGATATGTTTTTAGAAGCATTTACACCAGACTTACATGGGGCTTTAGGTATCTTTATCCCCTTAATTGTAACTAATTGCTTAATTTTAGGAAGAGCAGAAGCTTTTGCTTCAAAGAATAATGTATCGAATGCATTGGCTGATGGTCTAGGAATGGGTGCTGGATTTACATTGGCTCTACTTTCCCTAGGTGTAGTAAGAGAAATTCTAGGGTCTGGAAGTTTATTTGGTATTCCTTTTGTACATCAATTTTTTGAAATGTTTGGTGCAGAGTTTGAACCGATTCAAATATTTGCACAGCCGGCTGGAGCTTTTTTTGCTCTAGGTTTATTACTAGCTTTATTTAACGTGATTTATCAAAAGTTACAGTACGACTAA
- the rsxA gene encoding electron transport complex subunit RsxA, with product MEELLTIFFGAIFVNNFVLIRFLGICPFLGVSKKVETSIGMGLAVTFVMTIASIITWLIHDIILIPFDAQYLQYVAYILVIASLVQFIEMLLEKVSPQLYKALGIFLPLITTNCAILGLALINVQDGYGLLESTVHGIGAGLGFTVALVLMAGIREQLELAKMPELFKGASIAFIIAGILSIAFMGFDGVM from the coding sequence TTGGAAGAGCTACTCACAATTTTTTTCGGGGCGATATTTGTAAATAATTTTGTATTGATAAGATTCTTAGGAATTTGTCCATTTTTAGGTGTTTCTAAAAAAGTTGAAACATCAATTGGTATGGGTTTAGCAGTAACTTTTGTAATGACCATTGCATCAATTATCACTTGGTTAATTCATGATATAATTTTGATTCCTTTTGATGCACAATATTTACAGTATGTGGCTTACATTTTAGTAATTGCTTCCCTTGTACAGTTTATTGAAATGTTATTAGAAAAAGTTAGTCCACAATTATATAAAGCTTTGGGTATTTTCTTACCTCTTATAACTACAAATTGTGCAATTTTAGGTCTTGCACTTATTAACGTGCAAGATGGTTACGGTTTATTAGAATCAACTGTTCATGGTATTGGTGCAGGTTTAGGTTTCACAGTTGCCCTTGTACTAATGGCTGGTATTAGAGAGCAATTAGAACTTGCAAAAATGCCGGAATTATTTAAAGGTGCATCTATTGCTTTTATCATAGCGGGTATACTTTCCATTGCCTTTATGGGTTTTGATGGTGTAATGTAG
- the rnfB gene encoding RnfABCDGE type electron transport complex subunit B, whose protein sequence is MIGPVLGLGALGLFFGFALAFASQKFAAETDPKVEAITESLPGANCGACGYPGCSAFAEAVAKGETSVDGCTPGGKTTAQEIAEILGVSHDESEESYVAEVACLGGRDHCKEQFDYDGVQDCRAAMMYSNGFKACEYGCLGLGTCEEVCPFDAIEMQDNGIPYIDPEKCKGCNKCVNICPKQVIRMINTKTEHHVRCNSLDKGKVVKKVCEVGCIGCGICAKLCPVDAITIENNLASIDSHECINCGKCKEKCPQDCITSDLEYTTN, encoded by the coding sequence ATGATTGGTCCAGTATTAGGTTTAGGAGCTTTAGGCTTATTTTTTGGATTTGCACTAGCTTTCGCTTCTCAAAAATTTGCCGCAGAAACTGACCCTAAAGTTGAAGCTATAACAGAAAGTCTTCCTGGTGCTAATTGTGGAGCTTGTGGCTATCCTGGGTGTTCAGCTTTCGCAGAAGCAGTCGCTAAAGGAGAAACTTCTGTAGATGGATGTACACCAGGTGGAAAAACAACTGCTCAGGAAATAGCTGAAATCTTAGGTGTGAGTCATGATGAGTCAGAAGAATCTTATGTAGCGGAAGTGGCTTGTTTAGGTGGACGAGATCATTGTAAAGAACAATTTGATTATGATGGAGTTCAAGATTGTCGAGCTGCAATGATGTATTCTAATGGTTTTAAGGCCTGTGAGTATGGGTGTTTAGGGCTTGGTACGTGTGAGGAAGTATGTCCTTTTGATGCGATCGAAATGCAAGACAATGGTATTCCTTATATAGATCCTGAAAAATGTAAAGGATGTAACAAATGTGTTAATATTTGTCCAAAACAAGTTATCAGAATGATCAATACTAAGACTGAACATCACGTACGTTGTAATTCTCTTGATAAAGGAAAAGTAGTGAAGAAAGTATGTGAAGTAGGTTGCATTGGTTGTGGAATCTGTGCTAAACTTTGTCCTGTAGATGCTATAACAATCGAGAATAACTTAGCTTCAATCGATAGTCACGAATGTATAAACTGTGGTAAATGTAAAGAAAAATGTCCACAAGATTGTATAACTAGTGATTTAGAATATACAACAAATTAA
- the moaC gene encoding cyclic pyranopterin monophosphate synthase MoaC gives MSREFTHFDESGRARMVNVGEKKSTSRTAIARGAIYMNEETFTKIKNNEMSKGDVLGVAQVAGITGAKKAWDIIPMCHPLFLSGINISFKFCENNCKIEIESTVSIDSKTGVEMEALTAVSTAALTIYDMCKAVDKSMQIGEIRLVKKTGGLSGDVINE, from the coding sequence ATGTCCAGGGAATTTACTCATTTTGATGAATCAGGAAGAGCTCGTATGGTAAATGTTGGAGAGAAGAAAAGTACATCAAGAACAGCAATAGCTCGAGGAGCTATATATATGAATGAAGAAACATTTACAAAAATAAAGAATAATGAAATGTCAAAAGGTGATGTATTAGGAGTTGCCCAGGTAGCTGGTATTACAGGAGCAAAGAAAGCTTGGGATATTATACCGATGTGTCATCCTCTTTTTTTAAGTGGTATAAATATTTCCTTTAAATTTTGTGAAAATAATTGTAAAATAGAAATCGAGTCTACTGTGTCAATAGATAGTAAAACTGGTGTCGAAATGGAAGCCTTAACAGCAGTGAGTACTGCAGCTTTAACTATCTACGATATGTGTAAAGCTGTAGATAAAAGTATGCAAATTGGAGAAATAAGATTAGTTAAAAAAACAGGTGGTTTAAGTGGAGACGTTATTAATGAATAA
- a CDS encoding Na+/H+ antiporter subunit E, with product MGTSFNKTFWGTCVLIFAFWLINVRAITATSVIIGIVSSLAIVYFFDEHLLTIQSRFPIVFKNIVRLIKYIANLISEIIVANIQVAKIVLSPEMNLSPTFIKFSGKLKKDASKAILGNSITLTPGTLTIDIEGNDFIVHGLTKSHAEGVLDWYMEDQLVKMEEEE from the coding sequence ATGGGTACATCTTTTAATAAAACTTTTTGGGGAACTTGTGTATTAATATTTGCATTTTGGCTAATTAATGTAAGAGCTATAACTGCAACAAGTGTGATAATAGGTATTGTTAGTAGTCTGGCTATTGTGTACTTTTTTGATGAACATTTACTTACAATACAAAGTAGGTTTCCAATTGTATTTAAAAACATAGTTAGACTTATTAAGTATATCGCAAACCTCATCTCTGAAATCATTGTTGCTAATATCCAAGTTGCAAAAATTGTTTTATCTCCAGAAATGAACCTATCACCGACTTTTATAAAATTTTCAGGTAAATTAAAAAAAGATGCTTCGAAAGCAATACTGGGTAATTCCATTACTCTTACCCCAGGAACACTTACTATAGATATTGAAGGCAATGACTTTATAGTTCACGGGTTAACTAAATCTCATGCTGAAGGTGTACTTGATTGGTATATGGAAGATCAACTAGTCAAGATGGAAGAGGAGGAGTAA
- a CDS encoding monovalent cation/H+ antiporter complex subunit F, with amino-acid sequence MLINAFLYAAIALAVLIIISLYRAYVGPSCFDRVVAINIISTKVVTIIAVISYIYEQEFFLDVALVYALISYITVVGIAKYVEHGRC; translated from the coding sequence ATGTTAATTAATGCTTTTTTATATGCAGCTATAGCTTTAGCAGTTTTAATAATTATCAGTTTATACCGGGCGTATGTAGGTCCTAGCTGTTTTGATAGAGTAGTAGCTATTAATATCATAAGTACAAAGGTTGTTACAATTATTGCAGTAATATCTTATATTTACGAACAAGAGTTTTTTCTAGATGTAGCTTTAGTATATGCATTAATAAGTTATATTACGGTAGTAGGGATAGCTAAATATGTAGAACATGGTAGGTGCTAG
- the mnhG gene encoding monovalent cation/H(+) antiporter subunit G, whose product MEILIVFLIISGTFFFFIGVLGLIRLPDVYTRMHATTKGDTLGAGLLLLALILAQPLTLSTVKIVFIIIFIWITHPTAAHIIARASYHTNTSYVDETKHVDVSKEESNR is encoded by the coding sequence ATGGAAATTTTAATAGTTTTTTTAATAATAAGTGGTACATTCTTTTTCTTTATAGGGGTTTTAGGACTAATTAGGTTACCAGATGTATATACTCGTATGCATGCTACTACTAAAGGTGATACATTAGGAGCTGGTTTATTACTATTAGCTTTAATATTAGCACAACCATTAACACTATCAACAGTTAAGATAGTGTTTATTATAATATTTATTTGGATTACTCATCCTACAGCAGCTCATATAATTGCTAGAGCTTCTTATCATACGAATACTTCCTATGTTGATGAGACAAAACATGTGGATGTAAGTAAGGAGGAAAGTAACAGATGA
- a CDS encoding Na(+)/H(+) antiporter subunit B, whose protein sequence is MIHHVLNILLLLFLVICAVAVERTRDLLSAVIIFGAYSLVMAVTWEQLHAPDVAITEAAIGAGVTTLIFVVTISRTRRYED, encoded by the coding sequence ATGATACATCATGTTTTAAATATATTATTACTATTATTCTTAGTTATTTGTGCAGTAGCAGTTGAAAGAACGAGAGATCTATTAAGTGCAGTCATAATCTTTGGCGCCTATAGTTTAGTTATGGCAGTTACATGGGAACAGCTACATGCCCCAGATGTAGCTATTACAGAGGCAGCGATTGGAGCAGGAGTTACTACTTTAATATTTGTAGTAACCATTAGTCGTACTAGGAGGTATGAAGATTGA
- the mbhE gene encoding hydrogen gas-evolving membrane-bound hydrogenase subunit E: MIKQIVTIVLLLVIGYSMFAVVTELPTFGEPDNPAFNEVTERYLEKGPEETENLNIVSAILVEYRAFDTFGEITVLFASITGVLAIMEGSKKE; encoded by the coding sequence TTGATTAAGCAGATCGTAACTATTGTTTTATTATTAGTAATTGGTTATAGCATGTTTGCAGTAGTTACAGAGCTTCCTACTTTTGGTGAACCTGATAACCCTGCCTTCAATGAAGTTACAGAGCGTTATTTAGAAAAAGGCCCTGAAGAGACAGAAAATCTAAATATAGTTTCTGCAATATTAGTGGAATACCGGGCTTTTGATACCTTCGGTGAAATCACTGTATTATTTGCATCTATCACAGGAGTGCTTGCAATTATGGAAGGCAGTAAGAAGGAGTGA
- a CDS encoding MnhB domain-containing protein: protein MKDLILRVVARALIPFIIIYGLFVIFFGHVSPGGGFSGGATLGAGLILYRLTFKGAEVDAGSMINSKIKTFSELLEHKGMLIQAITGIYTFLIGLIFIAIIFPIPYISFHSNWFNIANGFKVALSIAKLFFLLNLIEAEEE, encoded by the coding sequence ATGAAAGATTTGATATTAAGGGTAGTTGCTAGGGCACTTATTCCTTTTATTATTATATATGGATTATTTGTAATATTTTTTGGACATGTGTCTCCAGGAGGAGGTTTTTCTGGTGGTGCTACTTTAGGTGCTGGGTTAATTCTTTACCGTCTAACTTTTAAAGGTGCTGAAGTTGATGCGGGATCAATGATTAACTCTAAGATTAAGACGTTTTCAGAATTATTAGAACACAAAGGAATGTTAATACAAGCAATAACAGGGATATATACATTTCTAATTGGACTTATTTTTATTGCAATAATTTTCCCAATTCCGTATATTTCATTCCACAGTAATTGGTTTAATATTGCAAACGGTTTTAAGGTAGCTTTAAGTATTGCGAAACTATTTTTTCTATTGAACCTTATAGAGGCTGAGGAGGAGTAA